AACAATTGGTTTGGACAGTTTTTCATTTGGTTCAGACAATTTTGATGATCACCAATCTTgttggtatatatataaaaaacacTTAATAATTTCTTATGCATAATTTTGCTTATGTtcgaaataattttttaaaatcttccACGAGATTTGGTTTCTCAATTATCGTAGTGAATGTTCACTTGTGTGTTACATAATCAACTTCCGCTGCTTGTTGTGTGTTCGTGTGGACAACACCAGAGCACAACAGTAACTGCTGATTCATACAATATATTAATTtcatgtatgtttattatcaACAGCCTTTTCAGATTTAAAAAAGAAGAagttttgtttagattttttcTTTGTAAAATATGGAGTGACTTGATGAAGTTTTAATAAGATAAAAAAGataattatggaattaaatattttaatgtcaTCTAATGTACTTATTCTAAAATCtctaataatatagtataaatatatttttgaccAGTAATCATTATATTTCTCAGTTTCTATAAAAGTTTAATTTGCAATGTTATTTGAGACTCTCATGGGCTTCTTTTAAGAGCCAAGGCAAAATTGATACGAAATCAGGGGTCGATTAAGGGTGCTGAATTAGAAGCTTTAAGATTTGGAATGGATTACTGTGTGGCCCAACAGTTTGCTAATGTTTGTATCTTTTCAGACTCTCTTCAGGCGGTCCATGCAGTAACCAAACCTGAAGAAGAATTGGGATCAGTCGGTGCCTTAGCTTTGGAGATTCATTTTATGCTTCATGAGCATAATTTCTTATCGATTCACCATATGAAGAGATCTGCCAATGGAGTAGCTCATCTTTTAGCCCACAAGACTTTGATTTTGTTGTCTAATTTAGATTGGGGAACATGTGGTTTTCCTACTTGGTTGTTGAAAGCTGTAGAACATGATCTTTCTTTATCATCTTAATGGAGCTGTTtaccttaaaaaaaaaaaaaagatgaaaaatgTACTTTTCATATAAttctatatttaatattttttttttttaaatacgacAAATATAGATGTTGTAAATATAATTATCCCTAAAATCAATAAATCGACCAAGAGTAATACTAAAGGTACAACGAAacttatataataaattttgtatcataaaaattcaatataaaaTCCAATCTATCAGATCTTATAAAACATTGTATACAAAATCTCACGGtttaatatcaaaatatcacgatataataacaaaatatcATGATATAATTGTTATAAATATCTTTGTATGATATATTAGTTGTACATTTAACATTAGCAAATTCTAGAAAAATATCTATTTCagcattattttttaaatttataatttcaagAATAGTTTGTATAAAATTGTTTACTTTAATTCTAGGTGAGACATTATGTATTCATGTTATTTTTCAAGATTGTTCGTTTCCAAATAATGTTCATTTCTGGAATCATTTACTATCCTAAGGCATTCGATAGATACGTAAATATCTTGTTCATTTATTGAATAATCCCCAATTCTTAGTCATTGGATAAGATATATGTGTCAGTACTGATTGTATCTTATGTGAAACGTTTtgcatatttatatattaaagaTGAGTAGATTTTGATACATTTTTCCATAATTCAGATCGGGTTGAAAATTCATACCGTAAATTTGAATCATGAGACGATCTAATAGAAGCTCTTGTGCAAAACTCAAGGATGAATTAGGAATCTGAATCGTTTGATTTTTTCTAGTTCGTTTCGCATTTTAAATAGTTCATATTATTTGACTTAAATATGATTCGAATTAAAGTTTGATTTCGACATAGATTTGAAAAAATCAAACATGTTTGTACACTATTCAAATTACTGTCCAAAaacaaataattcaaaataacattttgcggattatcgaacaaaataatcaTGCATCGTTCAAACCTGACAAGTTTACGTGGAATTTGATAATTTCAAAAACAAATTAGTGTATCATGTACCAACTTGTTTAGTTAACCAATCAGCACGCAGGAAGGGTAGGAGTCAGCGTCCTGGACAGTTCGACGAAATAAATCTTAAGCAAGCTGGATTTATCAATGGCGAGGGTCCCCGCCTTCGCCTAATGATTTGTCTGCGGCCATGACAAGTCCTCTTTCGGATGGTATACGGAGGAGCTCCGCCTCAAACACACCGGCGAAGCTAGCTCGCTCCTCAAGCTGCTCTACCGACGATTATTCAACATCTAGCCACCGCTCCTCCGCCCGGAGCGCCGCACGTTCCATCGCCAACACACTGTTTAGGTGCTTCACTGCTCCTGATCCGCCGAAAAGCTCCAGCAACGTGTTCTCTGATTCTTCTGGTACAGACACGATTAGTAAttgatttttatgataaatTTCTAATCGAGACTTGACTATATTTTTAGTTATGTTTTTCGAAATTCGATTTGGTGATCAGTAGTGAATTGTAATCTAGTAGTGGTAATCTAAGTTGATCGAAGATTAGATGGAATAGAATCACTATGCGGATTGAGTATCATTTGATATACCTTTATTAGGCGATTATTCTTAATTATTTCAGGAAAAGAGAAAatatcatgcataaaaattattCTTAATTATTTCAGGAAAAGCGAAAatatcatgcataaaatttgaaaattccgTATAAGGGCAACCGCCCAATCCCCACTACTCCCTGCAAAGAGAACTTGTATTCTCTGGTTGACAGGGCTATGAGCTCTAAAATTGTTGTTTATCGAGCTTGTCGCAGTGCTTGTCTAGTGCGATATACAAGATCAGCTTGGTTTGTATACTATTGCGTTAGTGTGAGGTATTGCAAAATATCAAATGATAAAGTACTGAAACTTTCTTCGAGAAACCACCTAACAatatgaaaaagaaagcatAGCAGATCAAAGCATAAAATAAAGCAAACCGAGGCTTGTACGAAGTATAGTGTCCTTAAAACAGGTTTGTCCCCTCTTGTATGTGTTTCGAAGATCaacttggacgtctgtttcTCAGGATACAATGGAACAACCAGCAGTAACCCAGCACGAGGCACTATTACGGCGAACTGAAAAGTACTTGAACTTTATCACGAGATAGAACAAGACGCAGAGTAGATGAGCAGCAgccgaagcaaagaagagagtGGAACTAGAAAGGAGAGTGTGATGTGTGTCTTGAAGGACTCGAGGATGTCTCTATGTATAGAACTTTATCACTCATACTGTTTCTTATTTTCACATTCCCATCTACTTATAAATGCCTTACTTCTCAAATATTCCATTCAAATGAACAAGCCCAATAGGCCCAAAAAGCTCGAGTCCAACATGAGGTTTAACCTGTATGCATTGAAGAGCAGCTTCTGCAGGTTTGATGTCATAAAAAAAAGTTGTTACAATGTTTTTTTGTTTAATTGATGGGTTATTTGTGGAATGAATTCCTTATAGGTGAGGAAAATGGAGGCAATGTTGTATGATAATTCGTTAGTTTATTTTAGGGACAAAATTGATGCAATATGCTTTGATCGGGCAacatcattttaaatttttgaaaaatctaggAAAGTTTACATTCTAATTCCTAACTTCTCTGAAGGCACTTATAATTCTGTTTTATTCACTTTTTTTGTCTTCAAAATTTGGTGCCTTATTGCAGCGAAGATGCTGATATAAACAGAATGTGGAAAACTCATTGACTAATGGATATTGATTTGTATAGAagtaaatattttacatttaagAGAAATTATGGAAGTCATAGGACATGACCGATCCAAATATTGGTGGTAGGATTTATTTGAACAAAAAGGGTGAATCTTAGAGCTTGGAATAATTTCGAGTCTATTCAGCTCTACAGAACAAAAGGCACAAATTTGTGATTCTCCTTATTTTCCATGCAATATGCTACTCATACATATACCCTTCCATTGCCATGTACATTTCAGCTAGACACTGTGGATGCCAGCCTCACGTTCTAACTAAATAGATACACTCGAGCCAATTCAACCACAACACATTTACGCAAGTATAATGTTTGTCTGATTTCATCCCCTCAGAAATGAAATCACATGCATATACCAGGGCTTGTAAGTGGAACATGAAGCGCATTAGATCCATTTTCTCGGATCCCTTAGGAACTTTTCAAATAGTACGACATATCAAGGGGACTATCAATTTGAAGTTGTTATATGCTTCATTTAATGCAATTGTACGCAAGAGGAGGTGAATGAAGCATGGTTGATAAATGTTTTTTTGCTGTATCAGGTGCTTCGAGTTCCGGCAGTGACAGGAGACGGAGTATCTATGGTTCTTCCAATGATTCAACTCACTCAAAAGAACCTGGAAGTGTCATATTCACCATGGAAGATATTAACAAGGCCACCAAAAAATTTTCGCCTGCCTTGATGATTGGACAAGGTGGTTTTGGGACAGTGTACAAAGGTCAACTTGCAGATGGAACTTTGGTTGCAGTTAAACGTGCTAAGAAGGTTAGAATATGTCCTTGTCTCTTCAATCTTTTCTTTGCATATGAAATAACCAGGGAATGAATATGAAACCTTTGTCTCCCTTTTTACTAGTGTTTCTAAGTTTCTTTCCTCTCCATAGATTGTGTATGATAAGCATTTAGGAactgaatttcaaaatgaagtTGAAACCCTAGCACAAGTGGAGCATCTGAATCTAGTGAAATTGTATGGGTTTTTAAAGCATGGAGATGAAAGGATCCTTGTTGTGGAGTATGTCCCAAATGGAAATCTTAGAGAGCATTTGGACGGTAAGACTTTCTTCTTTCCAGACTACCGGTTACCAGGTTTTGCATCATCAGTTCCTCCCTTTTAATCATCTTACAGGCTTTTTTTATATCCCTGCATGCTTAGCGCTCAGCCATTTATTGCATATGCTAGTGCTAACATCGAATCTGAATTCAGGTATCAAAGGTGACAGTGTTGATTTTGCTGTGCGGCTAGAGATTGCAACTGATGTGGCTCATGCAGTAACATATCTTCACATGTACACAGGTGTAAAAATTTTTGCAGCATTTTTATATGTTCATTAAAGCAAATCCCAATTATTTTGAGTTTACGAAGATCTTTGGTTTTCTGGAAAATGAGTGCAGATCACCCCATAATTCACAgagacataaagtcttccaacgTTCTCCTCACCGAAAACCTACGAGCTAAAGTGGCTGACTTCGGTTTTGCCCGACTACGTTCTGACGGTGAATCAGGAGCAACTCACATATCAACCCAAGTTAAAGGCACTGCAGGCTACTTAGACCCTGAATACCTGAAAACCAACCAACTCACAGAAAAGAGCGACGTTTATTCATTTGGTGTGTTGCTTGTGGAGCTTGTCACGGGCAGGCGTCCAATTGAACCAAAGCGAGAGCAGAAGGAGCGCATTACTACAAAATGGGTATGGCCTTTCTCCCTACTGCCAGTGTTCAATACATTTTACATAATTGCATTGCCATACATCTATATTTATTCTTTTCTGTGACAACCAACTTGGCCGTAAATTGCGTGGAAAAGTAAAACAGCCACCGACACATAAGTGATTGCATAGTACCTGTAAGTAACAGTTGGTCGAATACTATTTAATTGTGCTTAAAGTTTGGCCTAAGTTCACTCTCCAT
This Primulina eburnea isolate SZY01 chromosome 2, ASM2296580v1, whole genome shotgun sequence DNA region includes the following protein-coding sequences:
- the LOC140823440 gene encoding calmodulin-binding receptor-like cytoplasmic kinase 2, which codes for MTSPLSDGIRRSSASNTPAKLARSSSCSTDDYSTSSHRSSARSAARSIANTLFRCFTAPDPPKSSSNVFSDSSGASSSGSDRRRSIYGSSNDSTHSKEPGSVIFTMEDINKATKKFSPALMIGQGGFGTVYKGQLADGTLVAVKRAKKIVYDKHLGTEFQNEVETLAQVEHLNLVKLYGFLKHGDERILVVEYVPNGNLREHLDGIKGDSVDFAVRLEIATDVAHAVTYLHMYTDHPIIHRDIKSSNVLLTENLRAKVADFGFARLRSDGESGATHISTQVKGTAGYLDPEYLKTNQLTEKSDVYSFGVLLVELVTGRRPIEPKREQKERITTKWAMRKFSCGEAILTLDPRLVRSPANIFALEKILELAFRCLAPNRRNRPSMRKCAEILWEVRKDYREFSAYDAPPLSSKSPMSAYIREV